In Bradyrhizobium symbiodeficiens, the genomic stretch CGATCAGCTCGTCATCGGTCCATTTGGGATCGTCGAGGCCGAGCTCGCGAAAGGGCGTGCCCTTCTCGCGCAACAGCGCGCGGACGGAGATGCCCATCGCCTTGACGAGCTCGATCAGCTTGTCGCGCGAGGGCGGCGTCTTCAGGTATTCGACGACGACGGGCTCGATGCCGCTCTGGCGGATCATCGCCAGCGTGTTGCGCGAGGTGCCGCAGTCGGGGTTGTGATAGATCGTGACACTCATGCTCGGGTTTTCCGCTTCACTGGCGCGCTTCCAGGGCTGTGGTGGCTTTGCCGGCGCCCGCTTCGTACCAGCCCCGGGTCGCCTTGACGATGCGGACGACGGACAGCATCACCGGGACCTCGACGAGCACACCGACCACGGTCGCCAGCGCGGCGCCGGAGTCCAGGCCGAACAGGCTGATCGCGGCGGCGACCGCCAGCTCGAAGAAGTTGCTCGCGCCGATGAGGGCGGCTGGAGCCGCGACGCACCAGGCTACGCCAAATCGTCGGCTCAGCCAGTACGCCAACCCCGCGTTGAGATAGACTTGCACGAGGATTGGAACGGCAAGGATGGCAATGACGAGCGGTTGCCTGACGATCTGCTCTCCCTGGAAGCCGAACAGCAGCACCAATGTCGCGAGGAGCGCGACCAACGACAGTGGCTGCAGCGCCCGCATGACGCGGTCGAAGCCGGCCGCGCCGCTTCGGAGCAGCACCTTGCGCCATAACTGCGCGACGATCACGGGAACCACGATGTACAGCAGGACCGAGAGCAGCAGCGTGCCCCAGGGAACACTGATCGAGGCCACGCCGAGCAGCAGTCCCACCAGCGGCGCAAACAGGAACACCATGATCACGTCGTTCAGGGCGACCTGGCTCAGCGTGTAGTTAGGCTCTCCCTCGCACAAATTGGACCACACGAACACCATCGCGGTGCAGGGCGCGGCCGCCAGCAGAATCAAGCCGGCGATGTAGGACGAAATCTGGCCAGCCGGCAGCAGCGGCGCGAAGAGGTGGCCGATGAAGAAGGAGCCCAGCAGGGCCATCGAGAACGGCTTCACGGCCCAATTGATGAAAAGGGTGACGCCGACGCCGCGCCAGTGCTCCCGGACCTGACCGAGCGAGCCGAAGTCGATCTTCAGCAACATGGGCACGATCATGAGCCAGATCAGCACTGCGACCGGCAGGTTGACCTTGGCGACCTCAGCGGCTGCGATGGCTCCGAAGAAGCCCGGCAGGACGTGTCCCAGTGCGACGCCGACGACGATGCAAAGCGCAACCCACAGAGTGAGGTATCGTTCGAAGATGCCCATCGTCACGCCACGTCGTCTCGGTGGGATGTCGCGCCATCGGAGCGGCCGATCTCGCGCAGCCTGGTTCCGAGCGACAGCCTGTCGATGCTCCTCAGCGGCAGGTTCAGGAAGGTATCGATCCGATTCTTGAGATAGCGGAACGCAGTGACGAACGCCGCCTGCTTCTGAAGCTCGGAACCTTCGGCCGCAGCGGGATCTTCAATGCCCCAATGCGCCGTCATCGGCTGGCCCGGCCAGATCGGGCAGGATTCGCCCGCTGCGTTGTCACAAACAGTGAAGACGAAATCCATCACGGGCGCATCGGCGCTCGCGAATTCCAGCCAGCTTTTCGAGCGCATCCCGTCGGTCGGGTAGTCCATGGCCTCGAGCGTGCGCAGTGCGAGCGGATGCACCTCGCCCTTTGGCGTGCTCCCGGCGGAGAAGGCTCGAAAGCGGTTGGCGCCGTCCCTCCGAAGGATCGACTCGGCCAGGATCGATCGCGCCGAGTTGCCGGTGCAGAGAAACAGCACGTTGTAGATCTGGTCAGACACGGCTTCGTTCCTTCCGTTTCGGCGAGCAGCAGGATTGCAATGTTTCGACGACGGGATCGCAGACCTCCGGTCGCCCGCCGCAGCAATCGCGAAGCAGGAAGAGCGTGACGTCGCGGAATTCGCCGAGATTGGCGCGGTAGACGATCGAGCGGCTGTGCCGCTCGGAGGAGACGAGGCGCGCCCGGCTCAGGATCGCCAGATGTGCGGAGAGCGTGTTCTGGGGAACCTCCAGCAGGCGGGCGAGGTCGCCGGCGGCGAGGCCCTCGGGCTCGTGCCTGACCAGCGTCCGGAACGCCTCCAGACGGGTCGACTGAGCCAAAGCGGCAAGGGACAGGACGGCTTCTTCGTTTTCCATATATCCAGATTTATGGAATAGATGAGGAGGCGTCAATCGGAATCTCGTATCCCCAGCCGGCTATAATTCGAATATTCTAGAAATATGGTTTGACAGCCGGCATGGACAAGCGCAGCGTGAGGGTCATGAAGATCGCCGACGCAGCAGCACGTTTGGAGGCCCTGGGTAATCAAACCCGGCTTCAAATCTATCGGGCGTTGGTCCGTGCCGGGCATGCCGGCATGCCGGTCGGTCGCCTCCAGGACAAGCTGAAGATCCCGGCGTCGACACTGTCGCATCACATCAAGACCTTGGTCTCGGTCGGCCTCGTCAGCCAGATCAGGGAATCGACCACCCTGATCTGCCACGCCAATTTCGATGCCATGCGGGGCCTCGTCGATTTCCTGGCGGCGGAGTGCTGCGCGGACGAAGTTGGATGCAAGGATACGCAGACGGCCGCCTGACGTTTACGGTTCATTATTCGATGATTTTAGAAGGACGGGAGAAGTTCAATGAACGCCAGGACGGTCGCCATCATCGGAGCCGGGCCGGTTGGCCTTGCTGCGGCTGCGCATGTGCTCGAACGCGGCATGTCTCCCATCGTGATCGAGGCCGGCCCTGAAGCCGCGCACGCGATCCGTCAGTGGCAGCACGTCCAGCTGTTCTCGCCATGGGAATACAATGTCGACAAAGCGGCGGCACGGCTGCTCGCGCCAACCGGATGGAATTCGCCGGACCCTCACGCCTATCCGACCGGCGGCGAGCTGATCGATCGATATCTCACCCCGCTCGCAACACGCACGCCGCTTCGGGAGACAATTCGGACTTCGAGCCGGGTCACGGCCATCAGCCGCGTCGGCTTCGACAGGGCGAAAACGAAGGGCAGGGAGCAGGCGCCGTTCGAAATCCGCTATCAGAACGGCGGGGGTCCCGAGATGCTTCGCGCCGATGCCGTGATCGACGCGTCAGGCACGTGGTTCTCTCCCAATCCCGCGGGCAGCAACGGTCTGCCTGCGATCGGCGAACGCGAGCGCGCCCACCGCATCGCTTATGGTATGCCGGATGTGCGGGGCGCAGATCGTGCCAGATATGCCGGCAAGACCGTTGTCGTGCTCGGTGCAGGCCATTCCGCCGTGGGTACGTTGATTGATCTCGCGCAGCTCGCGGGTGAGGTGCCGGGCACGCGAGCGATCTGGCTGTTGCGCGGCACTGATCCTTCAAAGGCGTTCGGTGGCGGCAGCAATGACAAGCTTGCTGCGCGCGGCGCGCTGGGCTCGACTTTCGCCGCCCTCGTGGCCGCAGGGAAGATCAGGGTCGAAACAGGCTTCGGCGTCACGCATCTCTCGGAGACCGACGGCCGTCTCAGGATTTCAGCGGGCAGCTGCTCCGGCGCGCAGAGTGTGGTGGCGGACGAACTGGTCGTCTCGACTGGCTTCCGTCCCGATCTCTCGTTCCTGTCCGAGCTGCGGCTGCGGCTCGACCCGGCGATAGAGGCGCCGGTTGCGCTCGCGCCGCTGATCGATCCTAACGAACACAGCTGCGGCACGGTCCGTCCCCACGGCGCCCGCGAGCTCGCGCATGACGAGCCGGGCTTCTATCTCGCCGGCATGAAGTCCTATGGTCGTGCGCCGACCTTCCTGATGATGACCGGATACGAACAGGTCCGTTCCATCGTGGCCGACATCGCGGGCGACAAGGAGGCCGCGGCCCGGGTCGAGCTCGTGCTGCCGGAGACCGGCGTCTGCACGCGCGGCGGTGTCGAGGCGGCGGGGGCGGGATGCTGCGGCGGTCCCGCGAAGGCGGAGCCGTCAGCCTGCTGTGCTGCCGATGAAACCGCAAAGACGGAAGGTCGCGCGGGGTGCGGCTGCTCATGACGCAGGTCCCCGCGGACCGGGAGACAGGTCCGCTCGCAATTGTCTTCGCACTCGGAACCGCGCAGACCATCGCGTGGGCATCGAGCTATTATCTTCCTGCCATCCTGGCGGCGCCGATTGCGCGCGATCTCGGTCTTGCGCCGACCTACGTGTTCGGCGCGCTCTCGGGGGCGCTCGTCATCTCCGGCCTGCTCGGGCCACGGGTGGGGCATGCCATCGATACGTTCGGAGGGCGTGGCCTGCTAGCGGTCTCGAACCTCGTCTTCGTGGCAGGCTTGCTCCTCTTGTCCGTAGCTCACGGCGTGGTGGTGCTCGTTGCAGCCTGGGTGTTGCTCGGGATCGGCATGGGCATGGGCCTCTATGAAGCGGCCTTCGCGACGCTTGCGCGCATCTATGGCAGCAACGCGCGACGAACCATAACCGGCATCACCCTGATCGCAGGTTTCGCCAGCACCCTCGGCTGGCCCCTCACGACGTGGCTGGCTGCCGAGTACGACTGGCGCGTGGCCTGCCAGGTGTGGGCGGCGATTCACATCTGTCTGGCGCTGCCGCTCAATCTGTCTCTGCCGCGCGCCGTTCCTTTGGACCAGCAGCCTCGTCCGGATCCGGGAGCGAGCCCAATATCCGGACAGCAGAGCGAGACGTTCGCGATGGTGCTGCTGGCCTACATGTTCGCGGCGGCGAGCTTCGTCAGCTCGGGTGTCTCGGCCATTCTACCGACCATGCTGGTGGCGTTCGGCGCGACGCCAGCACAGGCCCTGCTCGCAGGCACCCTGGTCGGGCCTGCACAGGTCGGTGCCCGCCTTCTGGAAGCAGGGTGGCTCGGCCGGTTTCATCCGCTGTTGTCGGCCCGGCTCGCCATGCTGATGAATCCGATCGGCGTGGTTGCTTTGGTCGCGGGCGGCCCCTTGCTCGCATCGACTTTCACGGTGCTGTATGGCGCAGGCAACGGCATCATCACCATTGCCCGCGGCACGCTTCCTTTGGCACTGTTCGGGCCGGCGGGCTTCGGCCGGCGCGTCGGCATGATCTCGCTGCCGTCGCGGGCGACCGGCGCGCTCGCCCCGCTCGCGCTCGGAGTGATGGTGGAGCGGTTTGGCAGCAGCGCGCTCTGGATCAGCGCGGTGGCCTCGATCTCCGCGTTTTTCGCGCTTCTGTTGCTGCGTGCGGACCAGACAAAATAGGGACGGAGGGGAGGCGAGCATTCGGAGTTTGAGCGGGGGGCCGCTGATCGCGGTGATGTGTATCGGCCAGCTCGGCAATCTGCTGCCGCACGTGACGTTGTCCGCGAACTTGGCGCAGCATCTGATGCCGGCGTGGGGGCTGTCCGCCGCCGAAGGCGGCCTGATGGCGAGCGGCTATGCGTTCGGCTACATGCTGGCCGTCCCGGTGCTGACGACGCTGACCGATCGCCTCGACGCGCGGATCGTGCTGTTGTGCGGCTCCGTCGTCAGCGGCCTGGCGACCATGGCCTTCGGCATCTTTGCCCAAGGATTCTGGTCGGGCACCATCATCTGGTCACTCGCGGGACTGGGCTTTGCCGGCGCCTACATGCCCGGCCTGAAGGCGTTGACCGACCGTTTGCCCGCAGGCGACACCTCGCGGGCGGTGACGCTGTACACGTCGAGCTTCTCGGTCGGCGTCGGCCTGTCGTTCCTCGTTGCACAAGTCCTCGCCGATCGCTGGGGATGGCGGACCGCGTTCTACGTCACCGGCGTCGGCCCCATCGCGATGGTGATCGCGTGCCTTCTGATCGGGGGCCATCGGCCTGTCCCGAGGACGGGACGGCTGCTGAATTTCGCACCCGTGTTCGCCAATCGTGAGGCGCTCGGCTACATCCTCGGTTACGGTGCTCACTGCTTCGAGCTGTATGGCATTCGCACCTGGCTGGTCGGGTTCTGGACCTTCGTCGTTGCGCATCAAGGCGGGCCGTCCTGGATGACGCCCGTGCTGATGAGCTTCTGCTTTGCGGTGATCTCGATGCCGGCCAGTATCCTCGGCAACGAGGCCGCTCTGAAATTCGGGCGGCATCGGGCCATCACGGTCGTGATGGTCGCTTCGGCCTGTGTCGCGCTGGTGATCGGTCTCAATGCAACGGCCCCCGCATGGGTGCTCGCGCTGCTGCTGATGATGTACGGCCTGACGGTGCCGGCTGATTCAGGCGCATTGACCGCAGGCATGTCGGCTGCGGCCGTCTCCGAGCATCGCGGTGCAACGCTGGCCCTGCATTCCACGGTCGGCTTCGGCTTGTCGGCGCTCGGCGCGTGGGGCACCGGCGTCGCACTCGACATGGCCGGCGGTCCGCAGAGTGCGGGCGGATGGCTGCTGGTGTTCATCGTGCTGGCGGCCGGAATCGCGCTGGGGCCGTTGGCGTTGCTGTGGGCGCGACGATCCGGTGCCGAGGGCGTCGCGCGGCGGACGTGATGACGTCGCCGCGTGACGTTCGACGTGTTCAGAAGCTGATCCCCAGCCGCGCGTTGAACGAGCGGCCCTGTCCCTTGACGTTGTAGCCGTAGGCGGCCGAAGAGCCCATCATCGAGACCACCTTGTAGTCGACCAGATTGGCGCCGCCGAGCGGCAGGTAGTAGTTCTGGTTGAACAGATTGTCGATGCCGAGATCCAGCCGCACGTGCTGCCACTGGTAGCCGGTGCGCAGATTGACCAGCGCGTAGGACGGCGTCGTCAGCTCGTTGTGGACCCGGTTGACCTGGTCCTTCGATCCGACCAGCTGCAGCTCGACGCTGTTGGTCCAGCCGCCGAGGCGGTGGTCGAGCGCGAGCTTCGCGTTGACAGGCATCATATGGTAGAGGTCCACACCGTCGGTGCGCTGGCCGCGGACATAGCCGATCAAGCCGCGAAGCTGTCCCTGGCCGTAAACCGCATCGTCCCACACGGTCAGCCGCCCCTCGACATTGACGCCGTAGAGCGTCGCGTCGTGGTTGGCGAAGCGGAGGTAGACGAAGCCGGTGTTCGTG encodes the following:
- the arsC gene encoding arsenate reductase (glutaredoxin) (This arsenate reductase requires both glutathione and glutaredoxin to convert arsenate to arsenite, after which the efflux transporter formed by ArsA and ArsB can extrude the arsenite from the cell, providing resistance.); amino-acid sequence: MSVTIYHNPDCGTSRNTLAMIRQSGIEPVVVEYLKTPPSRDKLIELVKAMGISVRALLREKGTPFRELGLDDPKWTDDELIDQMLAHPILINRPIVVTAMGARLCRPSEAVIGLLDRPVGRFVKEDGEVVDAR
- the arsB gene encoding ACR3 family arsenite efflux transporter; this encodes MGIFERYLTLWVALCIVVGVALGHVLPGFFGAIAAAEVAKVNLPVAVLIWLMIVPMLLKIDFGSLGQVREHWRGVGVTLFINWAVKPFSMALLGSFFIGHLFAPLLPAGQISSYIAGLILLAAAPCTAMVFVWSNLCEGEPNYTLSQVALNDVIMVFLFAPLVGLLLGVASISVPWGTLLLSVLLYIVVPVIVAQLWRKVLLRSGAAGFDRVMRALQPLSLVALLATLVLLFGFQGEQIVRQPLVIAILAVPILVQVYLNAGLAYWLSRRFGVAWCVAAPAALIGASNFFELAVAAAISLFGLDSGAALATVVGVLVEVPVMLSVVRIVKATRGWYEAGAGKATTALEARQ
- a CDS encoding arsenate reductase ArsC, with the translated sequence MSDQIYNVLFLCTGNSARSILAESILRRDGANRFRAFSAGSTPKGEVHPLALRTLEAMDYPTDGMRSKSWLEFASADAPVMDFVFTVCDNAAGESCPIWPGQPMTAHWGIEDPAAAEGSELQKQAAFVTAFRYLKNRIDTFLNLPLRSIDRLSLGTRLREIGRSDGATSHRDDVA
- a CDS encoding ArsR/SmtB family transcription factor; translated protein: MENEEAVLSLAALAQSTRLEAFRTLVRHEPEGLAAGDLARLLEVPQNTLSAHLAILSRARLVSSERHSRSIVYRANLGEFRDVTLFLLRDCCGGRPEVCDPVVETLQSCCSPKRKERSRV
- a CDS encoding ArsR/SmtB family transcription factor, giving the protein MKIADAAARLEALGNQTRLQIYRALVRAGHAGMPVGRLQDKLKIPASTLSHHIKTLVSVGLVSQIRESTTLICHANFDAMRGLVDFLAAECCADEVGCKDTQTAA
- a CDS encoding NAD(P)-binding domain-containing protein; the encoded protein is MNARTVAIIGAGPVGLAAAAHVLERGMSPIVIEAGPEAAHAIRQWQHVQLFSPWEYNVDKAAARLLAPTGWNSPDPHAYPTGGELIDRYLTPLATRTPLRETIRTSSRVTAISRVGFDRAKTKGREQAPFEIRYQNGGGPEMLRADAVIDASGTWFSPNPAGSNGLPAIGERERAHRIAYGMPDVRGADRARYAGKTVVVLGAGHSAVGTLIDLAQLAGEVPGTRAIWLLRGTDPSKAFGGGSNDKLAARGALGSTFAALVAAGKIRVETGFGVTHLSETDGRLRISAGSCSGAQSVVADELVVSTGFRPDLSFLSELRLRLDPAIEAPVALAPLIDPNEHSCGTVRPHGARELAHDEPGFYLAGMKSYGRAPTFLMMTGYEQVRSIVADIAGDKEAAARVELVLPETGVCTRGGVEAAGAGCCGGPAKAEPSACCAADETAKTEGRAGCGCS
- a CDS encoding MFS transporter, encoding MTQVPADRETGPLAIVFALGTAQTIAWASSYYLPAILAAPIARDLGLAPTYVFGALSGALVISGLLGPRVGHAIDTFGGRGLLAVSNLVFVAGLLLLSVAHGVVVLVAAWVLLGIGMGMGLYEAAFATLARIYGSNARRTITGITLIAGFASTLGWPLTTWLAAEYDWRVACQVWAAIHICLALPLNLSLPRAVPLDQQPRPDPGASPISGQQSETFAMVLLAYMFAAASFVSSGVSAILPTMLVAFGATPAQALLAGTLVGPAQVGARLLEAGWLGRFHPLLSARLAMLMNPIGVVALVAGGPLLASTFTVLYGAGNGIITIARGTLPLALFGPAGFGRRVGMISLPSRATGALAPLALGVMVERFGSSALWISAVASISAFFALLLLRADQTK
- a CDS encoding MFS transporter gives rise to the protein MCIGQLGNLLPHVTLSANLAQHLMPAWGLSAAEGGLMASGYAFGYMLAVPVLTTLTDRLDARIVLLCGSVVSGLATMAFGIFAQGFWSGTIIWSLAGLGFAGAYMPGLKALTDRLPAGDTSRAVTLYTSSFSVGVGLSFLVAQVLADRWGWRTAFYVTGVGPIAMVIACLLIGGHRPVPRTGRLLNFAPVFANREALGYILGYGAHCFELYGIRTWLVGFWTFVVAHQGGPSWMTPVLMSFCFAVISMPASILGNEAALKFGRHRAITVVMVASACVALVIGLNATAPAWVLALLLMMYGLTVPADSGALTAGMSAAAVSEHRGATLALHSTVGFGLSALGAWGTGVALDMAGGPQSAGGWLLVFIVLAAGIALGPLALLWARRSGAEGVARRT